In Armatimonadota bacterium, one genomic interval encodes:
- a CDS encoding HNH endonuclease — MSYEVLVLNNDYEPLNVCNLRRAICLVFLGKAEVLHTHDAVVNTIDGVVDSPSVVKLRHHVKRPLPELRLSRRSVFARDNYTCQYCGHQARDLTIDHVIPKRLGGLSSWDNLVCCCKKCNSRKGDKTLDKANMRLANRPRRPRYVPFISLTKYLDGARNETWRTYLPIFRDLPTPPPNRLD, encoded by the coding sequence ATGAGTTACGAAGTCCTGGTGCTCAACAATGATTACGAACCGCTGAACGTGTGCAACCTGCGGCGCGCCATCTGCCTCGTCTTTCTCGGCAAGGCGGAAGTGCTGCACACCCATGACGCGGTGGTCAACACGATTGACGGAGTCGTCGACTCGCCCTCCGTGGTCAAGCTGCGTCACCACGTCAAGCGGCCGCTGCCGGAACTCAGGCTCTCCCGCCGGAGCGTATTCGCGCGCGACAACTACACATGCCAGTACTGCGGACACCAAGCCAGGGATCTGACGATTGATCACGTCATCCCAAAGAGGCTCGGGGGGTTGTCCAGTTGGGACAATCTCGTCTGCTGCTGCAAGAAGTGCAATTCCCGCAAGGGCGACAAGACGCTCGACAAGGCGAATATGAGACTGGCAAACCGTCCTCGCAGGCCGCGTTACGTGCCGTTCATCAGCCTCACGAAGTACCTCGACGGCGCGCGGAACGAGACATGGCGGACCTACCTTCCCATCTTCCGCGACCTGCCGACTCCGCCGCCCAATCGGCTCGACTGA